In one Mangrovibacterium diazotrophicum genomic region, the following are encoded:
- a CDS encoding FtsK/SpoIIIE family DNA translocase, protein MAKKSKTKSKKETTSLFKKLKTFLSGEKFRYTVGVLLFVLGIYLLVAFISFLIYGAADQSKLDISWRALIKNSEIKVQNKAGKTGAWLSESIINRGFGLSSFFFVYLLVITSFQIFGRPLVKYGRAVLYSFLLLFWISIFMGLILPGIGANSSIYLGGKYGLFLANWFSSMFGFIGTFFLLLCSLFLIVLFGTEKFAPWLKQRFARKPKAEKVDAKMRDEDVKIGQLVEQDSSISKVITEHDTVETNFDPDTGEVFEEDDDLEIDEKIDMSDIQTHVKDQMNGEPAAVEEEDLEMTVEKIEEETDEEYRAALGDEPYDPTLDLSNYKFPSVDLLDDHPSGSNEVSNEELISNKNKIVETLRHYKIEITKIRATIGPTITLYEIVPAPGVRISKIKNLEDDIALSLAALGIRIIAPIPGRGTIGIEVPNQQPEVVSMRSIVSSKKFQESTAELPVVLGKTISNETFLIDLAKMPHILVAGATGQGKSVGLNAIISSLLYKKHPSQLKLVMIDPKKVELSLYSTIEKHFLAKLPDDEEPIITDIQKVKNTLNSLNIEMDSRYDLLKKAHARNIKEYNAKFADRRLNPEKGHRFLPYIVVIIDEFADLIMTAGKEIELPIARIAQLARAVGIHMIIATQRPSTNIITGVIKANFPTRIAFKVASMIDSRTILDTPGANQLIGKGDMLIAMGSSMTRLQCAFVDTPEVERICEHIASQQGYPTAFMLPEYVAEGEGSALDTDLNNRDELFDDAARIVVMNQMGSTSMIQRKFSIGYNRAGRIMDQLEAAGVVGPSEGSKARQVMIQDEYSLEQLLNSL, encoded by the coding sequence ATGGCAAAAAAGAGTAAGACGAAAAGTAAAAAGGAAACTACAAGTCTATTCAAAAAGTTAAAAACATTCCTCAGTGGCGAAAAATTCAGGTACACGGTGGGAGTGCTGCTTTTTGTTCTAGGTATCTATTTATTAGTGGCTTTTATTTCATTTTTGATTTATGGTGCGGCCGATCAGAGTAAATTGGATATTTCGTGGCGTGCGCTTATCAAGAACTCGGAAATAAAAGTGCAGAACAAAGCAGGGAAGACTGGTGCCTGGTTGAGCGAATCAATCATCAACCGTGGTTTTGGTTTGTCTTCTTTTTTCTTTGTTTACCTCTTAGTGATTACCTCGTTCCAAATTTTTGGCCGGCCATTGGTAAAATATGGTCGCGCAGTACTCTATAGTTTTTTGCTGCTTTTCTGGATTTCCATTTTTATGGGGTTGATCCTTCCCGGAATCGGTGCAAACAGTTCGATCTACCTTGGCGGTAAATACGGTTTGTTTTTGGCAAACTGGTTCAGTTCCATGTTTGGTTTTATCGGCACGTTCTTCCTGTTGCTTTGTAGTTTGTTTCTGATTGTACTGTTCGGAACCGAAAAGTTTGCACCCTGGTTGAAACAACGTTTTGCGCGTAAACCGAAAGCAGAAAAAGTTGATGCCAAGATGCGTGATGAAGATGTAAAAATCGGCCAGTTAGTGGAGCAGGACAGCAGCATCTCGAAAGTGATTACAGAACACGATACGGTTGAAACGAACTTTGATCCGGATACCGGTGAAGTTTTTGAAGAGGATGATGATCTGGAAATTGATGAAAAGATTGACATGTCGGATATTCAGACTCACGTGAAAGACCAGATGAATGGTGAGCCGGCGGCGGTGGAAGAAGAAGATCTGGAGATGACAGTTGAGAAAATTGAAGAAGAAACTGACGAGGAATACCGGGCTGCACTTGGCGACGAACCTTACGATCCGACGTTGGATTTGTCGAATTATAAATTCCCGAGCGTTGATTTGTTGGACGATCATCCGTCGGGAAGTAACGAAGTAAGCAACGAGGAGCTGATTTCCAATAAGAACAAGATTGTAGAAACGCTCCGTCATTATAAAATTGAGATCACTAAAATTCGTGCGACCATCGGGCCAACAATTACCTTGTACGAAATTGTTCCGGCTCCGGGTGTTCGGATCTCAAAAATCAAAAATCTGGAAGACGATATCGCATTGAGTTTGGCTGCACTTGGAATTCGTATTATTGCGCCCATCCCGGGACGTGGTACCATCGGTATTGAAGTGCCAAATCAACAGCCGGAAGTGGTATCGATGCGTTCGATCGTCTCGTCGAAGAAATTCCAGGAAAGCACGGCTGAGTTGCCTGTTGTGTTGGGTAAAACAATTTCCAACGAAACCTTCCTGATTGACCTGGCCAAGATGCCTCACATCCTGGTGGCTGGTGCTACAGGGCAAGGTAAGTCGGTTGGTCTGAATGCCATTATTTCGTCGTTGTTGTACAAGAAGCACCCGTCGCAGTTGAAATTGGTAATGATTGACCCGAAAAAGGTTGAGTTGAGTTTGTACTCAACCATTGAAAAACATTTTCTGGCTAAACTGCCGGATGATGAGGAACCAATCATAACCGATATCCAGAAGGTGAAAAATACGCTGAATTCCCTCAATATTGAGATGGACAGCCGTTACGATTTACTGAAAAAGGCGCATGCACGTAATATTAAAGAATATAACGCGAAGTTCGCCGATCGGCGCCTGAACCCGGAAAAGGGACACCGATTCCTGCCGTACATCGTGGTGATCATTGACGAGTTTGCCGACCTGATCATGACAGCCGGTAAGGAAATCGAGTTGCCAATTGCCCGTATTGCTCAGTTGGCGCGTGCCGTTGGTATTCACATGATCATTGCCACTCAGCGTCCATCAACCAACATTATTACGGGGGTCATCAAAGCCAACTTCCCGACACGTATTGCGTTTAAAGTAGCATCGATGATTGACTCGAGGACGATTTTGGATACGCCGGGTGCCAACCAGTTGATAGGTAAAGGTGACATGTTGATTGCCATGGGAAGTAGCATGACTCGTCTGCAATGTGCTTTTGTAGATACGCCCGAAGTAGAACGAATTTGTGAGCACATTGCTTCTCAGCAAGGTTATCCAACGGCCTTCATGTTGCCGGAATATGTAGCGGAAGGAGAGGGTAGTGCATTGGATACAGACCTGAATAACCGCGACGAATTATTTGACGATGCAGCCCGGATCGTGGTGATGAACCAAATGGGGTCAACCTCGATGATTCAGCGCAAATTCTCGATCGGCTACAACCGTGCCGGACGCATTATGGATCAGCTGGAGGCAGCGGGTGTTGTCGGCCCGAGCGAAGGAAGCAAAGCCCGCCAGGTCATGATTCAGGATGAATATAGTTTGGAACAATTATTGAATAGTCTGTAA
- a CDS encoding LolA family protein encodes MKKLIALMGLALIVFSVSAQVDQKAKSILENVTKTTQSYSTIQANFDYIMDNSEMDIHENNKGNIVMKGNKYLLKLADLGLEVYCNGAEVATYMKDANEVTISPMDAESGEMMNPSKLFTIYEDGFSYKFVEEKVIDGKNSYVIDLFPEASDIEYSKIRIQIDKERMLISKAEMFGKEGNNYIVKVNDLKTNVDAPDALFNFEKAKHPGVEVVDLR; translated from the coding sequence ATGAAGAAATTGATCGCCCTAATGGGGTTAGCGCTAATCGTATTTAGTGTGTCAGCTCAAGTTGATCAGAAAGCAAAATCGATCCTTGAAAATGTAACCAAAACAACCCAGTCTTACTCGACCATTCAAGCCAACTTTGATTATATCATGGATAACTCGGAAATGGATATCCACGAGAATAATAAAGGAAACATCGTCATGAAAGGCAACAAGTATTTGTTGAAACTTGCTGACCTTGGCCTTGAAGTTTATTGTAATGGTGCCGAAGTAGCCACTTATATGAAAGATGCCAACGAAGTGACGATTTCACCCATGGATGCTGAATCGGGCGAAATGATGAATCCTTCGAAGCTTTTCACAATTTATGAGGACGGGTTTTCATATAAGTTCGTTGAGGAAAAAGTGATCGACGGGAAAAACTCATACGTCATCGATTTGTTCCCCGAAGCCAGCGATATTGAATACTCAAAAATCCGTATCCAGATTGACAAAGAACGCATGTTGATCAGTAAAGCGGAGATGTTTGGTAAGGAAGGCAATAACTACATCGTTAAGGTGAATGACCTGAAGACAAATGTTGATGCACCGGATGCACTTTTCAATTTTGAAAAGGCAAAACATCCCGGAGTCGAAGTTGTAGATTTACGCTAA
- the argF gene encoding ornithine carbamoyltransferase — protein sequence MTINLKNRHFLTLLDFTPQEITFLLQLASKLKGQKQNGIEQQALKGKNIALIFEKTSTRTRCAFEVAAYDQGANVTYLGPTGSQIGHKESIKDTARVLGRMHDGIEYRGYGQKIVEELAQYAGVPVWNGLTNEFHPTQVLADLLTMQEHSDKDFTEMKLCYLGDARYNMGNSLMVGSAKMGIDFRIAAPQSCQPNPELVKTCYEIAAHTGAKITITENIEEAVAGCDFLYTDVWVSMGEPESVWAERIKLLKPYQVNKQVMKLTGNPNVKFLHCLPAFHNRETKIGEEIFEKYGLSALEVTEEVFESEASIVFDEAENRMHTIKAVMVATLSEE from the coding sequence ATGACAATCAATCTCAAAAACAGACACTTTTTAACCCTACTCGATTTTACGCCACAGGAAATCACTTTTCTTTTGCAGCTTGCAAGCAAACTAAAAGGACAAAAACAAAACGGGATTGAGCAGCAGGCGTTGAAAGGTAAAAATATTGCCTTGATATTCGAGAAAACATCAACCCGAACCCGATGCGCTTTCGAAGTGGCAGCCTATGACCAGGGGGCCAATGTAACTTACCTCGGACCAACCGGAAGCCAAATCGGTCATAAAGAATCAATAAAAGACACCGCCCGCGTTCTCGGAAGAATGCACGACGGAATAGAATATCGCGGATACGGACAGAAAATTGTAGAGGAACTAGCTCAATACGCCGGAGTTCCAGTTTGGAATGGCTTGACCAACGAATTTCACCCAACGCAGGTATTGGCCGACTTACTGACAATGCAAGAACATTCCGACAAAGATTTCACAGAAATGAAACTCTGTTATTTGGGCGACGCTCGCTATAACATGGGCAATTCACTGATGGTCGGCTCTGCTAAAATGGGCATCGATTTCCGGATTGCGGCTCCTCAAAGTTGCCAACCAAACCCGGAATTGGTAAAAACCTGCTATGAAATAGCCGCTCACACCGGCGCAAAAATTACCATCACTGAAAATATTGAAGAAGCGGTTGCCGGTTGCGATTTTCTCTACACAGATGTTTGGGTATCCATGGGTGAACCGGAGAGCGTTTGGGCTGAACGCATCAAATTGTTGAAACCCTACCAGGTCAACAAACAGGTAATGAAGCTCACCGGCAATCCGAACGTCAAATTCCTGCACTGCTTACCGGCATTCCACAATCGCGAAACCAAAATTGGAGAGGAAATTTTCGAGAAATATGGTCTCTCTGCATTAGAGGTAACTGAAGAGGTTTTCGAAAGTGAAGCTTCCATTGTTTTCGACGAAGCGGAAAACCGCATGCATACCATCAAAGCGGTCATGGTTGCTACCTTATCTGAAGAATAA
- a CDS encoding carbamate kinase has protein sequence MNKLAVIALGGNALLRGDEIGTIEEQETNTTETLENIVFLIKEGYNLVITHGNGPQVGNILLRSDAGEQLYNIAPMPLDVCVADSQGGIGYMIERMLRNVLNRHHISRQIISMIGMVIVDPADPALLNPTKRIGKIYTEEEASALQKQKGWQFKPSGKNNGGWRRVVASPKPIDIINKDVIAGLANDGNIVITAGGGGIPVYLDKRNDLRTIDAVIDKDMTSALLAAEIGAEEFYILTDVPFIFKDYGLPTQEKLEFLNYADTVKHLEKGTFGEGSMAPKIMACLRFLERGGQKAIITEAKKLADKTFGSKITMEYEL, from the coding sequence ATGAATAAACTGGCAGTCATCGCTTTGGGTGGAAATGCTCTTCTGCGGGGAGATGAAATAGGAACCATCGAAGAACAGGAAACCAATACAACTGAAACGTTGGAAAATATCGTCTTTCTCATTAAAGAAGGCTACAACCTTGTGATTACCCATGGAAACGGCCCGCAAGTTGGCAATATATTATTGCGGAGTGATGCCGGAGAGCAACTTTATAACATTGCTCCAATGCCACTCGATGTTTGCGTGGCCGACTCACAAGGCGGCATTGGTTACATGATTGAGCGAATGCTTCGGAATGTGTTGAACCGCCACCACATCTCCAGGCAAATTATCTCGATGATCGGAATGGTTATCGTTGATCCGGCTGATCCGGCACTTCTCAATCCGACCAAACGAATCGGGAAAATTTACACAGAAGAAGAAGCCTCAGCGCTACAAAAACAAAAGGGCTGGCAATTTAAGCCCAGCGGCAAAAATAACGGAGGATGGCGCCGGGTAGTCGCTTCTCCTAAACCAATCGATATTATTAATAAAGATGTTATTGCCGGCTTGGCCAACGACGGAAATATTGTTATTACAGCAGGCGGTGGAGGCATTCCTGTTTATTTGGACAAGAGGAATGACCTGAGAACCATAGATGCCGTGATCGATAAAGATATGACCTCCGCCCTGCTTGCAGCCGAAATCGGAGCCGAAGAATTTTATATTCTGACGGATGTTCCTTTCATATTTAAAGACTATGGGCTTCCGACACAGGAAAAGCTCGAATTTTTAAACTATGCAGACACGGTAAAGCACCTCGAAAAAGGTACCTTTGGCGAAGGAAGCATGGCGCCGAAAATCATGGCTTGCCTACGTTTTCTGGAACGTGGCGGACAAAAAGCGATCATCACCGAAGCCAAGAAACTGGCCGATAAAACCTTCGGGTCAAAAATCACCATGGAATACGAACTTTAA